The DNA window GGGGCATCAGGGCCGCCGCCATGTCCCGATTAGACAGCGCGAACCCTAAAGAAAGCCACAGGATGTTTTCGATGCGATGGAAGGGTCGAGTCCACAGAGCGTTACAGGAGATTAGCGTAACGAGGGCGCAGGCCCAGATGACCTCCAGGTCCGCGTGCTCCCTGCGCCGCAACGCCGTGAAGAGGAGGGCAGCCCACAGTCCCCACATCGCCAAAAGGAGAACGCCCCCCGGAATCCCACCCTCGCAGAACCACTGCAAAAATTCGTTGTGAGCCCAGTGGGTGTATTGCCACAGTTTATCGGGATAATGCGTGAACATCTCTCGCTGGGCTTCGAGGTAGTGCCATTTGTACTGGCCGATGCCCACACCGGAAAAAGGTTGCATATTGAACATGGTGACCGACGTGGCCCAAATGCCGTCTCGCCCACCAAAGGTCTCCATGTTCTTGAACATATCGAATATTTTAGCCACCAATTCCGTGGCGCGTCCAGAATTGACCGCGAAAACGACGACCAAAATCAGTAAAAAAGCGATGCCTACGTGCCCTAGGCGTTTAACATAGCCACTCCCGAACTGGCGCAAGGTGATGAAGCTCAGGACCATCAGGGCGACGGTTAGAGAAACCAGAGCAGAACGGCTGGTGCTGTTCAAAAGACCCCACATATTGATGCACATAAGTAGAATATTGAGAAGCGTCACGACGGGGTGGCGCTTTTTGCCTGAAGGGGTTGTGGCGTAGGCTATGTAAAGGTAGATGGAGCTCATGACGCAAATAGCCATCCATAACCCGAACATGTTTTGTTGTCCCGTGTTACCGATGTAGTTGCCGGGGGTAGGAAGAATCAGGTTGGAGATCCCATTGAGGTTGCGGATCTGGAGTTCCGCGAACACCACATTGATCGCGGCGTTGATGTTAGCGAGCCACAGCAGCGGGCGCAACGTCCGACTGGGAAAGGAGTTCCACGAGATGACATAAAAGGCCCACACGGCAGAGAAACAGATGAGTTCCTGGATGAAACTGGACTTTGAGGAAATGGAGACCCATGTAGATTGCATCATCGAATAGGCCAAAAGACCCAGCCAGATCGTTCCGAAGAGATCGACCTTGAAATTCACATGTTCCCTGCCGTGGTACGTGAGGCGAGCGCCGGCCACGATCAGAGCCATCCCCACGGGTACTCCCGCCACGACCCACTTGATCAAATGGAGGGTGTCGTACCAATATACGCCCGAATAAACCAGATTCGGAAGCGTTAGGGAGATAATCCACAGAGGCGCCAAGATCATAGGCGGGACAAGAGGAAACGACTTGCTGGAAGGCAGATTGGAAACCGGTTTGAGAGGCGGGGTGTTTTCTTGTTTTTTGAATATTTTTCTTTCCAGTTTTGAGATTG is part of the Synergistaceae bacterium genome and encodes:
- a CDS encoding O-antigen ligase family protein, yielding MKGRDFVAISKLERKIFKKQENTPPLKPVSNLPSSKSFPLVPPMILAPLWIISLTLPNLVYSGVYWYDTLHLIKWVVAGVPVGMALIVAGARLTYHGREHVNFKVDLFGTIWLGLLAYSMMQSTWVSISSKSSFIQELICFSAVWAFYVISWNSFPSRTLRPLLWLANINAAINVVFAELQIRNLNGISNLILPTPGNYIGNTGQQNMFGLWMAICVMSSIYLYIAYATTPSGKKRHPVVTLLNILLMCINMWGLLNSTSRSALVSLTVALMVLSFITLRQFGSGYVKRLGHVGIAFLLILVVVFAVNSGRATELVAKIFDMFKNMETFGGRDGIWATSVTMFNMQPFSGVGIGQYKWHYLEAQREMFTHYPDKLWQYTHWAHNEFLQWFCEGGIPGGVLLLAMWGLWAALLFTALRRREHADLEVIWACALVTLISCNALWTRPFHRIENILWLSLGFALSNRDMAAALMPRKIFSLGSLSRVCGMVLLTASLGSLYYLADGMVGDRMIREASNSRNASVQRGLLERASQHFMVHDEAQKNLGYFYLREGERTQNPQTVFEGFKLLWQYFLQEPHSEELRVLLDWSQRLQQVDILRALASYLKPGSYRLGVQQDAIDSLGNVVSALILVPLHSSGGMRIVEPVPEEGIDPF